In Persicimonas caeni, a single window of DNA contains:
- a CDS encoding penicillin-binding protein 1A has translation MDRFSKRTGGLWLMPLRLLVVLAIWLPVLLAAGGGYYLAQLADEVPQTPDLERLVSSSPSAVETRTGWRLAGRRASRPIELYDLSPVTISAFLAAEDAEFFEHDAYNAKAIVRAFLANMREGDTVQGASTITQQLAKRFASREKTLRRKVKELLIARRLEATYSKTQLLETYLNTVYFGEGAFGISQASWTYFGKSASELEVAEAAVLAGLLPAPSRYNPVADPERAKSERDAVLRRMAELELLSEERARSEVARPVEVVSQRDVQPERMPYAASSALRALERHFDDKAWAEGGYTVVMSHSPVRQARARRSVRASVEALDRRQGWRGPLGRALDAEAVDSRLEQQPTNAAYVLARVVAVERERAMLRATGEKRISLALGQAKWAAPAERDRHYKRPAELEDLRDILQPNDLVTVRRGEDGWALVQPPSYEGAFVAIDSRTGGVWASVGGFDADQSIFHRAEQGCRQPGSVFKPIVYSEAISQGLTAATMLADLPKKFATGRGTIWQPKNADRDFKGYVILADALAWSRNIPTVHLMEYLGRMSVVARARKLGVRSELDTTSSVALGASCVRPVEMASVYAAFQRGGRIVDVSPVAHIRDRAGDVLVDREHFATPDWSTAARLDRLASVDKPASSGVSSEVAFIITRLLRRVVTAGTAHELPDEWQVAGKTGTTNEFDAWFVGFDGELTAASWIGSDKNERALGNGEHGATVAMPVFEGFYGDYVVEAPALWQLEPPERVVQHRIDARTGLRSRPGEPGVELPFIQGSAPTELAPTRGTRQAEQIDSLIHEF, from the coding sequence ATGGACCGATTCTCCAAACGTACCGGCGGTCTATGGTTGATGCCCCTGCGGCTATTGGTCGTGCTGGCGATCTGGCTGCCGGTGTTGCTCGCTGCGGGTGGCGGCTACTACCTCGCCCAACTCGCTGACGAAGTGCCGCAGACCCCAGACCTGGAGCGCCTCGTCTCGTCTTCGCCGAGCGCCGTCGAGACACGCACCGGATGGCGCCTCGCTGGGCGCCGTGCCAGCAGACCAATCGAGCTCTACGACCTGTCTCCTGTGACAATCAGCGCGTTTCTGGCCGCCGAGGATGCCGAGTTCTTCGAGCATGACGCGTACAATGCCAAGGCGATTGTTCGAGCCTTCTTGGCGAACATGCGCGAAGGCGACACGGTCCAGGGAGCGAGCACGATCACCCAGCAACTCGCCAAACGATTTGCGTCGCGAGAGAAGACACTTCGGCGCAAGGTCAAAGAATTGTTGATCGCCCGGCGCCTCGAGGCCACATATTCGAAGACACAGCTTCTCGAGACGTACCTGAACACCGTGTACTTCGGTGAAGGCGCTTTCGGCATCTCGCAGGCGAGTTGGACCTATTTCGGCAAGTCCGCAAGCGAGCTCGAGGTGGCCGAGGCTGCTGTGCTGGCGGGTCTGCTGCCGGCTCCGAGTCGGTACAATCCGGTCGCGGATCCTGAGCGAGCGAAGAGTGAGCGTGACGCAGTGCTTCGTCGCATGGCTGAGTTGGAGCTACTCTCCGAGGAACGTGCAAGATCCGAGGTAGCAAGGCCGGTCGAGGTCGTGTCCCAGCGTGACGTGCAGCCAGAGCGCATGCCTTATGCTGCGTCTAGCGCCCTGAGGGCGCTCGAGCGCCATTTCGACGACAAGGCGTGGGCAGAAGGCGGGTATACGGTGGTCATGTCCCACAGCCCGGTCAGGCAGGCGCGTGCGCGAAGGAGTGTGCGCGCCAGCGTCGAGGCACTCGACCGCCGGCAAGGGTGGCGCGGCCCGCTCGGTCGGGCGTTGGATGCAGAGGCCGTCGATTCCCGGCTCGAGCAGCAGCCGACGAATGCCGCGTACGTCTTGGCGCGCGTCGTCGCCGTAGAGCGGGAGCGGGCGATGCTCCGCGCGACAGGCGAGAAGAGGATTTCTCTTGCGCTGGGGCAGGCCAAATGGGCCGCACCGGCCGAGCGCGATCGCCACTATAAGCGTCCAGCCGAACTCGAGGATCTGCGCGATATCTTGCAGCCCAACGACCTCGTCACCGTGCGCCGTGGCGAGGACGGCTGGGCGCTCGTGCAACCGCCATCTTACGAGGGCGCCTTTGTCGCGATCGACTCGCGCACCGGCGGCGTGTGGGCATCGGTTGGCGGTTTCGACGCCGACCAAAGCATCTTTCATCGCGCCGAACAGGGGTGTCGCCAGCCGGGAAGTGTCTTCAAACCGATCGTCTACAGTGAAGCGATTTCGCAGGGATTGACCGCGGCGACCATGCTCGCCGACCTGCCCAAGAAGTTTGCGACCGGCCGCGGCACCATTTGGCAGCCGAAGAACGCCGATCGTGATTTCAAGGGATACGTGATCTTGGCCGACGCCTTGGCGTGGAGTCGAAATATCCCCACCGTGCACCTGATGGAGTATCTGGGGCGCATGAGCGTGGTGGCGCGGGCGCGAAAATTGGGCGTGCGTTCCGAACTCGACACCACGTCGTCTGTGGCACTGGGGGCGAGCTGTGTGCGTCCTGTGGAGATGGCATCGGTCTATGCCGCCTTTCAGCGGGGTGGGCGCATTGTCGATGTCTCACCTGTTGCCCATATCCGTGACCGGGCGGGCGACGTGTTGGTAGATCGGGAGCACTTCGCAACACCCGATTGGTCGACGGCCGCGCGTCTCGATCGCCTCGCTTCGGTCGACAAGCCTGCGAGTTCGGGGGTGAGCAGCGAGGTGGCGTTTATCATCACGCGGTTGCTTCGCCGTGTGGTCACCGCGGGCACGGCCCACGAATTGCCTGATGAGTGGCAAGTCGCAGGCAAGACCGGCACGACCAACGAGTTCGATGCTTGGTTTGTCGGATTCGACGGCGAGTTGACCGCGGCCAGTTGGATTGGAAGCGACAAAAATGAGCGCGCCCTTGGAAACGGCGAGCACGGAGCCACGGTCGCCATGCCAGTCTTCGAGGGGTTCTACGGCGACTATGTCGTCGAGGCGCCTGCGTTGTGGCAGCTTGAGCCACCGGAGCGCGTGGTGCAGCACCGCATTGATGCGCGAACAGGGCTGCGCAGCCGCCCGGGAGAGCCGGGCGTCGAGCTCCCGTTCATCCAGGGCAGCGCGCCCACTGAGTTGGCGCCAACGCGGGGAACGCGTCAGGCCGAGCAAATCGACTCGCTGATTCACGAATTTTAG
- a CDS encoding transposase, which translates to MGHPLRNQEKDAIYELGNRTLHQIYALLPEEQVNAIILGLLAKYAWMYGVEIFAFCFMSNHFHILARCRSLQMHLFMRDFQSQLARKINKLRNRTGTFWERRYTATKVLTDEAMLQRLRYIVCNPSESNLVHHPKQWPGLCSWDIHTSGEPMVGEVVNRKTYWEEKRKRKNKDKTEAELIEMATERYALEMAKLPQWQGLDDEAYHQKIVDECHTHAGELAKLRTVPCPGPKKALSVKWSDSPRKPKKAPRPLCHGGDFKQRQEYREDRRLLVDRYRTAVGRWREGKSEVEFPDGTIPPGHQFCVGGSCSIRREPPSHLN; encoded by the coding sequence ATGGGACACCCGCTGCGTAACCAAGAAAAAGACGCCATTTACGAACTCGGCAACCGCACGCTGCACCAGATCTATGCGCTTCTGCCCGAAGAGCAGGTCAACGCCATCATCCTGGGGCTTTTGGCCAAATACGCCTGGATGTATGGGGTCGAGATCTTCGCGTTTTGCTTCATGTCCAACCACTTCCACATCCTGGCGCGCTGCCGCTCGCTGCAGATGCACCTGTTCATGCGCGACTTCCAGAGCCAGCTGGCCAGAAAGATCAACAAGTTACGCAACCGCACCGGCACCTTCTGGGAGCGCCGCTACACCGCGACCAAGGTCCTCACAGACGAGGCGATGCTCCAGCGTCTGCGCTACATCGTGTGCAACCCAAGTGAATCGAACCTCGTGCACCACCCGAAGCAGTGGCCAGGGCTGTGCTCGTGGGACATCCACACGTCTGGCGAGCCCATGGTGGGCGAGGTGGTCAACCGCAAGACGTACTGGGAGGAGAAGCGCAAACGGAAAAACAAGGACAAGACCGAAGCCGAGCTCATCGAGATGGCCACCGAGCGGTATGCCCTCGAGATGGCCAAGCTGCCGCAGTGGCAGGGCCTCGACGACGAGGCTTATCACCAAAAGATCGTCGACGAGTGCCACACACACGCTGGGGAACTAGCCAAACTGCGCACCGTGCCGTGCCCTGGGCCAAAGAAGGCGCTCAGTGTGAAATGGAGCGATTCTCCGAGGAAGCCGAAAAAGGCGCCTCGGCCCCTGTGCCACGGCGGCGATTTCAAGCAGCGCCAGGAGTACCGCGAAGACCGACGACTTCTCGTCGATCGGTACCGAACCGCAGTCGGCAGGTGGCGCGAGGGCAAGTCGGAGGTCGAGTTTCCCGACGGGACCATCCCACCGGGCCACCAGTTCTGCGTGGGCGGCAGCTGCAGTATTCGGCGCGAGCCACCGTCTCACCTCAACTGA